CAAGGATCTGTTCCGCGGCGGCCTTGTCGCCCCAGCCGGTGCCAGAGACTTCCTTGCCCTTCTCGAGATCCTTGTAGTGGACGAAGAAATGCTCAATTTCGTCGCGCAGATGCTGCGGCACATCGTCGATGGTCTGCATGTGGTCGTAGCGGACATCATCAAGCACGCAGATCAGCTTGTCGTCGCCGCCGGCCTCATCGGTCATGTTGAACACCCCAAGCACGCGGGCATCCACCAGGCAGCCGGGAAATACCGGCTCCGGAAGGATGACAAGTGCATCCAGCGGATCGCCGTCTTCGCCGAGGGTGTGGTCGATAAACCCATAGTCGGTCGGATAAGCCATCGGGGTAAACAGATAACGGTCAAGCTTCACCTTGCCGGTCTCGTGGTCAACCTCATACTTGTTCCGGGAACCGGCCGGGATTTCGATAGTAACTTCAACGCTCATAGCAGCACACATGCCTTTACTTGGGTGAGTATCTTGCGGCCAACAGCTGCCGGGAAGATACCGGGCTGGCTGGCAACAGGTACAACTGATCAATGATCTGGTGTTCACACTGTGGGCAACAGCAGCAGATTAAGGCAGCGGACAGCACGATGCTGCTGCCGCGCAGCTGAAAAACCCGTGACCGGTGATGCCACAGGCGTCTGTGCACATGTGAAAACACCCAGCAGTCTAGTCGTATTCGCCCGGCTGCGTGACACTGCCCAACGAAAACCGGCGACTTTGAGGATGTGACCATCGTCGCGGAAACCGGGGACAGCGGGGCAAAAGAAGTACCTGGTGCTGCCGGAAGTAACAATTGCCGCATACCCCACCTGCTCTTCGGCCAGATCCTGCCAGATCTACGGATCATCCCAGCGGAATAACAGGTCGCTGCCAGGAAACGGCGGCATACTATGCGCAGTAGGAACGCAAGTCTGCTGTGTGAAAATTCACGACTGCACACTGCAGAAGATAGCCAAGCTGACAGGTGGAATACTGCTTGCTTCGTGTCGCAGCAGGCACCGCACCCCGGTGCCTGTGACATGTATGTAGCCGCCGCTGATCCCGGCTGGGGTGTAGCAGCCGTGGCACGCCGCCAGGATTGCCCTTGTGTTCCGCAGTTTGTATCCCCGTGTATCTCCCTTACCGCAAAGGAACACCGCAATGCGTCGCGACTATGGCCGGATCCTTCGACTCATCGCAATCTACTATTTGCTGGCGGCAACCGGATTCGGCATCGCCCACTACGGATTCGGGATCAACTACACCGACCAAGCCATGATGCTTGCCGGTATCCCCATGATGGGCGTCCTCGCCGGTGTGGTGTGGTGGAACCTGCGAACACTGCACCCGCAATGGAATACCTGGCGTCAATTCACCTGGCGCTGGGACTATACCCCGATAGCGGCCGTACCAATCCTCACCCTGCTCGGGGTGGTGTCCACCTATGTGGAGGCCGCGATCGCCGGCACCTTCAGCTGGGTACTCCCCGCAGCAACCGTAGTCGCCGCCTGCATCGGATTTGCAGAAGAAGGCATGTTCCGCAGACTCATCCTCGATATGCCTGCAGCTCGCAGCAGCCTCGGCGGGATGATCCTTGCATTTGCTACCTCGGTGATCAGTTTCGCACTGTTGCACATGATGAACGTATTCGCGGGACTGTCTATCAGCGATGCCTGGAATCAGACGCTCTACACGGTGCGCTTCGGCGTGGTTGCGGCACTCATCTATCTGGTGACCCGCAACTTTGTGGCCGTCGCCGTCTGGCATATGGGCATTGACTACAGTCTTTTTGTGAGCCAAGTCGGTGTGTTTCGCGCTGATGCAATCCTTGGCCTGGGGGTGGACTGGATCTGTAAAATCACCACCATCTTGTGCCTGTGCTACGCGCTCGTCGGCCTCTATCGGTGGTGGAAAGCAGGCCACCGGGGTGCACCCCAACTCAACCCGTGGGCGACACACACGCTATAGCGCCACAGCTGAAAAGACACCGCCCTGGCATGCCTGGTGTTTCCAAGGTGTGCACCTTATCTCGTCACACTTACCGCGCCGGGCCGCATCACACCGCGCCGCAAGCTACAGACTGCAGCGATAGCGCTAGGCGACGAGCAGTGTTGCACGGGAAAACTGCGAGATCCCTAACACTGGCTAGTGGCACATCGGCCAGATCACCACAGCCGGTGGCGCGCCGGGTTATTCACGAAAACCGTGCTCATACTAGCCACCCCAGGTGGCCGCGTTTTATTCTTACACTTTATCTGCCTGCCAGGAGCGCAACAATGATTGTGCATCCCGCACTGCTGTGAAGCTGGCAGGCGCTGCAGAGCCCAGAAAAAACACTGCAGTCACCGATGTAGCTGAAGAATGGTGTAACCAACGCTTTGATGAATACGCAATCCCAACAACCCGGCAAACAGCCAACCACAACACAACAGCAACCCTCCCCTTCACAAACCGGGGCACGTCCCTTAGTGCAGGAACAGCTCGCAGCCACTGATCATCTGCAGCCGGCCGCACCGAAGGGGGATGCTTCCCAAACCCCGGTCGTGGAAGGCATGGGTGCAATTCCGCTGCCCGATGGTGGCTACGCCTTCCGGGTGTGGGCACCCAATGCGACATGTGTCAGTGTGGTTGGTGATTTCAACAATTGGAATGACACTGCCCATCCGCTGCACAGCGAAGGTGCCGGCAACTTCTACGGGGTGGTGCCGGAGGCTGCCACCGGTGACGAATACCAATTCGCCATCGTCAACGGTGATGCCACCTTTTTTCGCATCGACCCGCGGGCATTGAAAGTCACCAATTCGGTGGGCAACGGTGTGCTGTACAACCATGCCGATTTTGACTGGGAAGGCGACAATTTTGTCTGCCCTGGTCTGCACGAGCTGGTGATCTATGAAACCCACATTGGGTCGTTTGTCGACAATGGTCTCGACAAGCCAGCCAATATTGACGATTTGGCCGCCAAGCTGGACTATTTGGTGAACCTTGGGGTAAACGCCATCGAACTGATGCCGCTGATGGAGTTTGCCGGCGATTATTCGTGGGGCTACAACCCGGCAAATATTTTCGCCGTCGAGTCTTCCTACGGCGGACCAGATGCCCTGAAACACTTCATCAAACATGCCCACGCCCGTGGCCTGGCAGTGATAATCGACGTGGTGTACAACCATTTTGGTCCATCGGATCTATCGCTGTGGCAGTTTGACGGGTGGAGCGAAAACGACAAGGGCGGCATCTACTTCTATCAAGATTGGCGCTCCTCTACCCCATGGGGTGATACCCGACCGGACTATGGGCGCAGAGAAGTCCGCGATTTTATCGCCGACAATGCGCGCATGTGGCTTTCGGATTATCACGCCGACGGGCTGCGGCTCGACATGACCCCATATATGCGCAAAGTGGACGGGTTCAGCGGGGATATTCCTGACGGCTGGTCGATGATGAGTGAAATTGGCTGGCTCGTGCGGGAAAACTTCCCAGGCAAGATTGTCATCGCGGAAGATTTGCACAATGATCCAGCAGTCACCTCCGCGGAGGCATATGGCGGCAACATGCACGCCCAATGGGATTCGCAATTTGTCCATCCCATCCGGGAAGCGATCACCACCAGCGATGATCATGCCCGGTCGGTAGAGGCGGTGAGCAACGCGGTCACCCACCAATATCATCACAGTTTTGATCGGGTGATCTACACCGAATCCCATGATGAGGTGGCCAACGGCTCGGCCCGGGTAACTACGGAAGTCGATAGTGCCAACCCGGATGGATGGGATGCACAGAAACGGGCTACGTTAGGGGCGGCATTGGTGTTGACCAGCCCCGGTGTGCCGATGCTATTCCAAGGCCAAGAGTTTTTAGAAGATGAATGGTTCCGGGACACGGTGCCACTTGATTGGGAGCAGGCCTGGAAGTTTCGGGATATCACCCGAATGTTTAGGAACATGATTAGTCTGCGGCGGAATCTGGACGGTACCACCCCCGGGCTGACCGGCCCGGTGACCCGTGTTCTCTTCAGCGATGCAGCCGCCCAAGTGCTGGTGTATAGCCGGGAAACGCTGGACGGCAATGCGACGGTGGTGGCAGTGAATTTTGCCCGCGATCCTCGCGAAGTAACAGTCACCATGCCTTATGACGCGACCTGGAAGGTGCGGTTAAACACTGATGCATCCACCTATTCCACCGTGTTTGGTGGGCATGAAACCTTTGGGTTTACTGGCCGCACCGGGCAGCTGTCGATAGGGCCGTTCACTGCCACGGTGCTCAGCGCCGGATAGGGGATGTGGTTGGCCAGTGTTTGCTGGCAAAAAAGGGGGAATAGGCAGGTGGCGCACATGCGCCACCTGCTTTGTGCGGTGTTGTTCACGGCTGGCATAGGGTGCGTGCTTGCCGCGCACACTAGCGGGATGCGTTGCCGCGCTGCCAGGTGTGGCGGTACAACTCGGCGGGTTGTGCAACAAGTGGGTGGGGAAGTTGTCTGATTGCGGGGGTGTCGGGGGTGATGGGATTGGTTGGGGGATGGCGGCGGAGTTTCGCGTGAGACTGTGGGGGAGGATGCCGCGATCGGAGCGGGGATGGGGGATTTTCCAGCAGCATTAAGCGTGTGTAACTTGGGGTGATTTTTCCTTACAAGGTTGGGTGCTTCCTGCCAGAATCCGGAAGTGTCCGTCATGTGAGATGCGTGCTAGTGTCCTGATGGGTTTGCATGGGGACGCAGCGCGTATGTTGTTGTGGCCTTTGCGACCTTGCATAGGGAATGCTCGACGAATGTTGCCACCGCCAGGCGTGGATGGTTTTTCCGTCGTCTGCCTCCTTATGTGTTATTTGTCCGGCACATCGTTTGTAAGGACTCCGGTTACCATGTCAGATGCTTCACAAGCTTCCGCGGCGATTGTGCCTGCCCCCAGCGCCGCCGCGTCGCGGCCACGGATTTTCGCCGCCACTTTTGTCTCTGAGATTGCTGTCGGCGCCCATGTTGGTGGTGTTGGTGCGCTTATCGCACTGCTCAGCGTCGATTTCGGGTTGCCGATCAGCCACTTTGCGATCCTCGGATCATTCCTCGGGGTTGGCATGGTCGGTTTTTCGCTGCTGTCGAAATGGTTGATGAAAGCTACCGCCGGGATGGTGCTGCAGCTGGCAGCAACCCTGGTGATTGTTGGTGCCCTCGGTTTGGCGTTCGCCCCGTGGGCGAATGTGGCTATCGCTTCGGGATTGTCGGTGGCTTTAGGTACATCGCTGGTGATTTTGATTGTGCCGGCGGTCCTCGCCGGGCCGCGGCGCGCCCGCGATATTGCGCTGGCTAACGGTGCATCGTCGGCGGCTTCCATTGTCAGTCCGCTGCTCTACGGATTGTTTGCATCCATTCCGTGGCTGGAAGGCCGCTGGGCAGCGTTGATGCTTGCTTTGCCAGCAATCTATGTGTTGGCCACTATTCGCCACGTCGACTTTGTTGATACGCCTTCCGCGTTTGCGGAACGGTGGGCTGGCCGCCGGACGAAACGTCGCAAAGATCTTGCCGACAAGTTTGGGGCGGTGGAATCGGTGCAGGCCTTTGGCGGCGCCGAACAGGTTGCTGAAGACGAAATGGGTCGTGCTGCCCTCCCGCAGGCGGCTGGTGCTGTCCACGAGCCGAATATTAGCCAGGGTCGTGCACCGGTGACGAAGAAGCAACGCATCCAGGTTGGTATGGGGCTTGCCCGGGTCGCCTTGTCGCTCGTCGCCGAGTTTGCGCTCTACACCTGGGGTGTGGCGCGTCTGCTGGAGATCGGGGTGCCGAATGCGACCGCTGCCACCTTAGGTGCGGTGTTCCCGCTGGGGATGGCTGCCGGGCGTTTATCGGCCGGTATTTTGATCCGTTGGCGCTATATTTTCGTCACCTCCATTGCCGCTTCGATGATCGGCACCATCATTATCGGTACCGGCACGTCACTGCCGTGGCTGATTTTCGGGTTGCTGCTGGCCGGTTGCGGCAACGCGCTGCTGTATCCGATCACGGTCGACGATTTAGTTGCCCAGCCGTCACTGTCGGCAAACCGGGCGGCTGCCCTGTCCGCGCTTTCCGGCGGGGTAGTGGTGTTCATCATGCCGATTTTGCTGGCATGGGTGCAGCAGTTCCTTTCCCTCGGGCATTCGCTGCTGCTGTTATTCCCCATTACGCTGCTGTTGTTTGTGCTGCCCAGCGGACGGCATTCCAGCACGGTTCGCCGATCCCGGCGGCGGGGCAAACGCATCGATGCGGAAATCCACAACTCACCGGCACCGCGGGTGCAATAGGTGCGGCCATACGAGCCGGAAAACCCCAGCGGGGAACAGTCGGTGGGTGCACTACATGCACGGTGGTGGGAACATCACTTTGCCACGGTGCTGGCGTGCCAGCACCGCTGCGCCGACGGGCGCTCACCGGCTGCTGCAGGCCGAGTAGCCGCTTGGTGATAGACGCTGCTCACTGTTGCCGTGTTTCGCCGCGCCACGGCCCAGGGAGGGTATAGCTGGTGGTAGGTTGGTGCGAATCGGGCTATGTTGCCTGGAATAACACTGGGGAAGGGTGATGGTGTGCAGCGCGGATACATGGCAATAGTGGCGGCAGCAGTAGCTGCCGTGGTGGCAGTTGGTGGGGTGGCTGCCGCAACCGGGCAGCTGGATCGTCCGCTTGTGGTCGATCCGCCACGCACACTGCCCCCGCTGCCGGAGCTGCCCGCCCCGGCAACTATTCCCCTTGACCCGGGGCAGAAACATGCCCTGGCAGCCGCCCTGCAAGAGGCAGCCGCCGATCCGGCGTTGGGAAACTTCACTGCCGCGGTCGTCGATGCCAACACCGGGGAGCTGCTGGTTGGGATCAATCCGCGGGCTGCCCGACCGGCCAGCGTTACGAAACTCTTGACCGCGGCCGCTGGGCTGTGGACACTCGGGGAACAGTATCGGATTCCCACCACGGTGGTGGCAGGTGTCACCCCCGGTGAGGTGATTCTTCGCGGCTTCGGTGACCCCACCCTCAACGAGCAGCGCCTCACCATGCTTGCCCGTGACGTGCTGCAGACCGTCGACGGTCCAATCACCGCGGTCGCTGTGGATACCTCCACCTATTCGCCGGTGACGATTGCCCCTTCCTGGCATGCCGAAGATATCCCCGGCGGATTTATCGCCCCAGTGGAGCCGCTCATGGTTGCCGGCGGCCGTGTCGACGGGCAGCCAACCGGCGATGTGCCCCGCAGCATGACCCCAGCGCTTGATGCCGGCAACCAATTCGCCGCTATTCTTGCCCGGGAAGCGGCTGCTATGGACAACATGTTCAGCGGGAATGGTGAGCCGCCGGCTGTGGTGGACCTGGCCCCGGTGCGGCTGCTCACCGCCGAAGAGGCAGCCAGCCTGCCGGCATATCAACCAACCCCTACTGGTGAACAGTCGTCGGGCAACACGGCAACTTCTGCGAGTGGACAACGTGCCCTTGCCGACGGTGACAACCTGTTAGCGGTGAGCTATGCACCGCCGCTGCGGGAGGTGTTAGCGGTGATGTTAGAAGACAGCGACAATGTGTTGGCGGAAACCGTGGGGCGGCAAGTCGCCCTCGCGCAAGGCGT
The Corynebacterium choanae DNA segment above includes these coding regions:
- the dacB gene encoding D-alanyl-D-alanine carboxypeptidase/D-alanyl-D-alanine endopeptidase, with amino-acid sequence MLPGITLGKGDGVQRGYMAIVAAAVAAVVAVGGVAAATGQLDRPLVVDPPRTLPPLPELPAPATIPLDPGQKHALAAALQEAAADPALGNFTAAVVDANTGELLVGINPRAARPASVTKLLTAAAGLWTLGEQYRIPTTVVAGVTPGEVILRGFGDPTLNEQRLTMLARDVLQTVDGPITAVAVDTSTYSPVTIAPSWHAEDIPGGFIAPVEPLMVAGGRVDGQPTGDVPRSMTPALDAGNQFAAILAREAAAMDNMFSGNGEPPAVVDLAPVRLLTAEEAASLPAYQPTPTGEQSSGNTATSASGQRALADGDNLLAVSYAPPLREVLAVMLEDSDNVLAETVGRQVALAQGVTAPDSAAAAAAVRQALAAHGITSDDLVLVDTSGLSDDNRINPQLLADLLQHTTSDRRLDALTDGLPVAGATGTLAGRYLALPGAGFVHAKTGTLIGVSSLAGTVSNPAGNAFVFAAIAEDTNALDARPALDRFASILAQ
- a CDS encoding alpha-amylase family glycosyl hydrolase, which translates into the protein MNTQSQQPGKQPTTTQQQPSPSQTGARPLVQEQLAATDHLQPAAPKGDASQTPVVEGMGAIPLPDGGYAFRVWAPNATCVSVVGDFNNWNDTAHPLHSEGAGNFYGVVPEAATGDEYQFAIVNGDATFFRIDPRALKVTNSVGNGVLYNHADFDWEGDNFVCPGLHELVIYETHIGSFVDNGLDKPANIDDLAAKLDYLVNLGVNAIELMPLMEFAGDYSWGYNPANIFAVESSYGGPDALKHFIKHAHARGLAVIIDVVYNHFGPSDLSLWQFDGWSENDKGGIYFYQDWRSSTPWGDTRPDYGRREVRDFIADNARMWLSDYHADGLRLDMTPYMRKVDGFSGDIPDGWSMMSEIGWLVRENFPGKIVIAEDLHNDPAVTSAEAYGGNMHAQWDSQFVHPIREAITTSDDHARSVEAVSNAVTHQYHHSFDRVIYTESHDEVANGSARVTTEVDSANPDGWDAQKRATLGAALVLTSPGVPMLFQGQEFLEDEWFRDTVPLDWEQAWKFRDITRMFRNMISLRRNLDGTTPGLTGPVTRVLFSDAAAQVLVYSRETLDGNATVVAVNFARDPREVTVTMPYDATWKVRLNTDASTYSTVFGGHETFGFTGRTGQLSIGPFTATVLSAG
- a CDS encoding inorganic diphosphatase; this translates as MSVEVTIEIPAGSRNKYEVDHETGKVKLDRYLFTPMAYPTDYGFIDHTLGEDGDPLDALVILPEPVFPGCLVDARVLGVFNMTDEAGGDDKLICVLDDVRYDHMQTIDDVPQHLRDEIEHFFVHYKDLEKGKEVSGTGWGDKAAAEQILAEAKDRYQG
- a CDS encoding CPBP family intramembrane glutamic endopeptidase, translating into MRRDYGRILRLIAIYYLLAATGFGIAHYGFGINYTDQAMMLAGIPMMGVLAGVVWWNLRTLHPQWNTWRQFTWRWDYTPIAAVPILTLLGVVSTYVEAAIAGTFSWVLPAATVVAACIGFAEEGMFRRLILDMPAARSSLGGMILAFATSVISFALLHMMNVFAGLSISDAWNQTLYTVRFGVVAALIYLVTRNFVAVAVWHMGIDYSLFVSQVGVFRADAILGLGVDWICKITTILCLCYALVGLYRWWKAGHRGAPQLNPWATHTL